One window of Streptomyces sp. NBC_00273 genomic DNA carries:
- a CDS encoding PAC2 family protein, which translates to MLDPQGLYEWDAKGLAVADLAVAQDSAGLVMLYHFEGYIDAGEAGEQIVERLLDTLPHQVVARFDADRLVDYRARRPLLTFQRDHWTEFEEPRLEVRLVQDATGAPFLLLSGPEPDVEWERFAVAVRQIVERLGVRLSVNFHGIPMGVPHTRPVGITPHGNRTDLMPGHRSPFDEAQVPGSAESLVEFRLAQAGHDVLGVAAHVPHYVARSAYPDAALTVLESITAATGLVLPAVAHALRTEAHRTQTEIDRQIREGDEELVSLVQGLEHQYDAAAGAETRGNMIAEPAELPSADEIGREFERFLAEREGEN; encoded by the coding sequence GTGCTTGATCCACAGGGTTTGTACGAATGGGACGCCAAGGGCCTGGCGGTGGCCGACCTGGCGGTCGCCCAGGACTCGGCCGGGCTGGTCATGCTGTACCACTTCGAGGGGTACATCGACGCGGGTGAGGCCGGCGAGCAGATCGTCGAGCGGCTCCTGGACACGCTGCCCCACCAGGTGGTCGCCCGGTTCGACGCGGACCGGCTGGTGGACTACCGGGCCCGGCGGCCGCTGCTGACCTTCCAGCGCGACCACTGGACGGAGTTCGAGGAGCCCCGGCTGGAGGTCCGGCTCGTCCAGGACGCCACCGGAGCGCCCTTCCTGCTGCTGTCCGGCCCGGAGCCGGACGTGGAGTGGGAGCGCTTCGCCGTTGCCGTCCGGCAGATCGTCGAGCGCCTCGGCGTGCGGCTCTCGGTCAACTTCCACGGCATCCCGATGGGCGTCCCGCACACCCGTCCCGTGGGCATCACCCCGCACGGCAACCGCACCGACCTCATGCCGGGCCACCGCAGCCCCTTCGACGAGGCCCAGGTACCGGGCAGCGCGGAGTCCCTGGTGGAGTTCCGCCTGGCCCAGGCCGGGCACGACGTGCTGGGCGTCGCCGCGCACGTGCCGCACTACGTGGCGCGCTCGGCGTACCCGGACGCCGCGCTGACGGTGCTGGAGTCGATCACGGCGGCGACCGGTCTGGTGCTCCCGGCCGTGGCGCACGCCCTGCGCACCGAGGCGCACCGCACACAGACGGAGATCGACCGGCAGATCCGGGAGGGCGACGAGGAGCTGGTCAGCCTGGTGCAGGGGCTGGAGCACCAGTACGACGCGGCCGCCGGGGCCGAGACCCGGGGCAACATGATCGCCGAGCCGGCGGAGCTGCCGTCCGCGGACGAGATCGGCCGCGAGTTCGAGCGGTTCCTGGCGGAGCGCGAGGGCGAGAACTGA
- the coaE gene encoding dephospho-CoA kinase, with product MLKVGLTGGIGAGKSEVSRLLAGYGAIVVDADRIAREVVEPGTPGLAAVVAAFGESVLTAEGTLDRPKLGSIVFADPAKLQTLNAIVHPLVGARSAELEAAAGADAIVVHDVPLLAENGLAPLYDLVVVVDAAPATQLARLTALRGMAEEEARARMAAQATREQRLAVATLVIDNDGPLEALEPQVRKVWDELTVRAAGGAA from the coding sequence ATGCTGAAAGTAGGCCTGACGGGCGGAATCGGTGCCGGCAAGAGCGAGGTCTCGCGACTGCTGGCGGGGTACGGGGCGATCGTGGTCGACGCCGATCGGATCGCGCGCGAGGTCGTGGAGCCCGGTACGCCGGGGCTCGCGGCCGTCGTGGCGGCCTTCGGGGAGTCGGTGCTGACGGCGGAGGGGACGCTGGACCGGCCGAAGCTGGGGTCCATCGTGTTCGCGGACCCGGCGAAGCTCCAGACCCTCAACGCGATCGTGCATCCCCTGGTGGGGGCCCGGTCGGCGGAGCTGGAAGCCGCCGCGGGGGCCGACGCGATCGTGGTGCACGACGTACCGCTGCTCGCCGAGAACGGCCTGGCGCCCCTCTACGACCTGGTCGTGGTCGTGGACGCGGCCCCGGCGACCCAGCTGGCGCGGCTGACCGCGCTGCGCGGGATGGCCGAGGAGGAGGCGCGGGCCCGGATGGCCGCACAGGCGACCCGGGAGCAGCGGCTCGCGGTGGCGACCCTCGTGATCGACAACGACGGGCCGCTGGAGGCGCTGGAGCCGCAGGTGCGCAAGGTGTGGGACGAGCTCACGGTGCGGGCGGCGGGCGGGGCCGCCTGA
- a CDS encoding DUF6343 family protein, which produces MRSGNEPVTARSPLRLRFWLGVWGLVWAAAGTALFSLVGRPGWAAACGALAVVVVVDLCMIVRHIHQGPHYQPGPDIPPYVPPRSR; this is translated from the coding sequence ATGCGTTCCGGGAATGAGCCGGTGACCGCGCGCAGTCCGCTGCGGCTGCGGTTCTGGCTGGGTGTCTGGGGTCTGGTCTGGGCTGCCGCCGGCACGGCCTTGTTCTCGCTGGTGGGCCGTCCCGGTTGGGCGGCCGCCTGCGGGGCGCTGGCGGTGGTCGTGGTCGTGGACCTGTGCATGATCGTGCGCCACATCCACCAGGGGCCCCACTACCAGCCCGGCCCGGACATCCCTCCGTACGTGCCGCCCCGCAGCCGGTGA
- a CDS encoding tetratricopeptide repeat protein has product MSETTRPTPSSPETHVIDYRAAEQLLAARDPRGAVKLLDSVIAAHPENTAARLLRARAFFAAAQLRPAELEFELVLEREPDNAFAHFALARTFERSGRPEQARRHFRLAAALDPRPDYLAAARFEGPAAEGGPEADPA; this is encoded by the coding sequence GTGTCCGAAACCACGCGCCCCACCCCGTCCAGCCCGGAAACCCACGTCATCGACTACCGGGCCGCCGAGCAGCTGCTCGCCGCCCGGGACCCGCGCGGCGCGGTCAAGCTGCTCGACTCGGTCATAGCCGCCCACCCGGAGAACACGGCGGCGCGGCTGCTGCGCGCCCGGGCCTTCTTCGCGGCGGCGCAACTGCGACCGGCCGAGCTGGAGTTCGAGCTGGTGCTGGAGCGGGAGCCGGACAACGCCTTCGCCCACTTCGCGCTGGCCCGTACGTTCGAGCGCTCGGGCCGGCCCGAGCAGGCGCGCAGGCACTTCCGCCTCGCCGCGGCCCTCGACCCCCGGCCCGATTACCTGGCGGCCGCCCGCTTCGAGGGCCCGGCCGCGGAGGGCGGGCCCGAAGCCGACCCGGCCTGA